Proteins from a genomic interval of Desulfofustis limnaeus:
- a CDS encoding CsgG/HfaB family protein, whose protein sequence is MPLLRPAFSPHHCLRPATWSILLLLAFLLVSCGSAPPSGREFLGSDGQQGEQPASARGNAFVSPKARDKIYHKVAVMPFRAPVDLVGASIADLVATEILKTYKYELVERSQIEQVLQEQSLSMQGVTDSALAMKVGKVLGVQGVIVGTVPEYGMRAVESRELPAVGINIRMIDAETGSIIWTVSDSAIANKVISLSSFTSHLVESMIAQLFKEWVRTGDLHAVNLPSPQILNAQGSLRKAVIEVVADSSGGTKAYLFRRSNTKEGPYSDVGSLPNTKSSPIVFEDKGLLDAETYYYQVASEHVSGLAGIPAGPVAVTTVGAPEPVLDIQAEDGGIREVALRWTPSNAPHVAGYILFRSTSRSGPWQKIAHVKKSNASDYLDKGREDGSYGSYGKLLDNHQYFYKINAVNSVDVISPDSPIATATTRGAPVPITGLLAENDGLRKVPLAWQSSNDPQVKGYAVYRSEFEAGPFEEIATINGREKNTFIDTGTGSSWGEAGNLGDAKTYYYTIQAINVVDVRSPDSSVASATTRGIPPAVSSLVAVGDLPRKVALRWAQSTGPYVKGYAIFRSISESGPFEEITTISRKETTEYEDKGGTSNWGEVGSLGDNTSYYYKVQAINLVDVRSLDSAIAGATTKALPVAVANLHATGNEVKQVSLSWHPNPETDLGHYEVFRGDTPDNIDKRIETVPSTVHGYVDTGLKDGRTYYYRVRAVDSFDLEGPFSSNASATTKPTPKTPEQVAFAVDGERILLSWQQNPEADIACYRVLKRAFFSWDQVGESTEPLFELPFAIDKGSKETFRIVAVDKSGLISEPAAEIVVTVPK, encoded by the coding sequence ATGCCCCTGCTTCGACCTGCCTTTTCCCCTCACCACTGTCTGCGGCCTGCCACCTGGTCGATTCTGCTGTTGCTCGCCTTTCTCCTTGTTTCCTGCGGTTCCGCCCCGCCCAGCGGACGCGAGTTTCTCGGCAGCGACGGCCAACAAGGTGAACAGCCGGCCAGTGCGCGAGGCAACGCCTTTGTCAGCCCGAAAGCACGCGACAAGATCTATCACAAAGTAGCCGTCATGCCGTTTCGCGCCCCGGTCGATCTGGTCGGCGCCAGCATCGCCGACCTGGTGGCCACCGAGATTCTCAAGACCTACAAATATGAACTGGTGGAACGGAGTCAGATCGAGCAGGTCCTGCAGGAACAGTCGCTGAGCATGCAAGGGGTCACCGACAGCGCCCTGGCCATGAAGGTCGGCAAGGTTCTGGGAGTTCAGGGAGTCATCGTCGGCACGGTTCCGGAGTATGGGATGCGTGCCGTAGAATCCCGGGAATTGCCGGCTGTCGGCATCAATATTCGCATGATCGACGCGGAGACCGGCTCCATTATCTGGACGGTGTCGGACTCCGCTATCGCCAACAAGGTCATCAGCCTGTCATCATTTACCAGCCACCTGGTGGAATCGATGATCGCTCAGCTGTTCAAGGAGTGGGTACGAACCGGCGATCTACACGCGGTCAACCTGCCGTCACCCCAGATCCTCAACGCCCAAGGATCTTTGCGCAAGGCGGTGATCGAGGTGGTTGCCGACTCGTCAGGCGGCACCAAGGCCTACCTGTTCCGACGCAGCAATACCAAGGAAGGGCCGTACAGCGATGTGGGCTCCCTGCCGAACACCAAAAGCTCGCCCATCGTCTTCGAGGACAAGGGGTTGCTTGACGCCGAAACCTACTATTACCAAGTCGCGAGCGAACATGTTTCCGGACTGGCCGGCATACCGGCCGGTCCGGTGGCGGTGACGACGGTCGGCGCACCGGAACCGGTTCTCGATATTCAGGCCGAAGACGGCGGTATCAGAGAGGTAGCTCTGCGCTGGACGCCATCGAACGCCCCCCATGTCGCCGGCTACATCCTGTTCCGATCCACTTCCCGCAGCGGGCCCTGGCAAAAAATCGCTCATGTGAAAAAGAGCAACGCCAGCGACTATCTCGACAAAGGCCGCGAGGACGGGTCATACGGCAGCTACGGCAAGCTTCTGGACAACCATCAGTACTTCTACAAGATCAACGCCGTCAATTCGGTTGACGTGATCAGTCCCGATTCACCGATCGCAACGGCAACCACACGCGGAGCCCCGGTACCGATCACCGGCCTGCTCGCCGAAAACGACGGCCTGCGCAAAGTGCCGTTGGCCTGGCAGAGTTCCAACGACCCGCAGGTCAAGGGATACGCCGTGTATCGCAGCGAATTCGAAGCCGGCCCCTTCGAGGAAATCGCCACCATCAACGGTCGGGAGAAAAACACCTTTATCGATACCGGCACAGGTTCTTCGTGGGGAGAAGCCGGCAATCTCGGTGACGCCAAGACCTATTATTATACCATTCAAGCCATCAACGTGGTCGACGTCCGCAGCCCCGATTCCTCCGTCGCCTCCGCCACAACCCGGGGGATTCCGCCGGCAGTGAGCAGCCTCGTGGCGGTCGGTGATCTGCCGCGCAAGGTGGCCCTGCGCTGGGCCCAATCAACAGGGCCCTACGTCAAGGGCTACGCGATCTTCAGGAGTATCTCGGAGAGCGGCCCCTTTGAAGAGATAACAACCATTTCCCGCAAAGAAACTACCGAATACGAGGACAAGGGCGGGACCTCAAACTGGGGTGAAGTGGGTTCGCTCGGAGACAACACGAGCTATTATTACAAGGTTCAGGCCATCAATCTGGTGGATGTCCGCAGTCTTGATTCCGCCATAGCCGGGGCCACCACCAAGGCACTGCCAGTAGCTGTCGCCAACCTCCACGCGACCGGCAACGAGGTCAAACAAGTCAGTCTGAGCTGGCACCCCAATCCGGAAACGGATCTGGGCCACTACGAGGTCTTCCGCGGCGATACGCCGGATAACATCGACAAGCGCATCGAGACGGTGCCGAGTACGGTCCACGGGTACGTGGATACCGGTCTGAAGGACGGGCGCACCTATTATTACCGGGTACGGGCCGTGGACTCCTTCGACCTCGAAGGTCCTTTCTCGAGCAACGCCAGCGCCACCACCAAACCGACACCCAAAACGCCAGAGCAGGTCGCCTTCGCAGTTGATGGGGAGCGGATTCTCCTGAGCTGGCAACAGAACCCGGAAGCGGACATCGCCTGTTATCGTGTTTTGAAGCGGGCGTTTTTCTCGTGGGATCAGGTCGGTGAGAGCACCGAACCGCTCTTCGAGCTTCCGTTTGCCATCGACAAGGGAAGTAAGGAAACCTTTCGGATCGTGGCGGTGGACAAATCCGGGCTGATCAGTGAACCGGCGGCTGAGATCGTCGTGACCGTACCGAAGTGA
- a CDS encoding tetratricopeptide repeat protein, producing MQRADTSKETARKVIIWQTIAAVLFFIFVVVSYATPLIAEEDAKTDYLETVRLLQEHGFAGVDQALDRFEEIVKRHPDFQPARLAAANGYLLKYEFSETKNSTWLDLAEQHLNRVIDDGAGSAEAFFKRSLVHLNKNQGEPAERDLRQALALQPSFPEAHIVYLQFLLARGSLDEARQNAATWLSRSTDQAETARSFGELFAAANDHQTAVTLYEQSLTAKSDAPHVRAALGNSFRHLGRYEQAADALATAIEQLPEQMQLRFALGVCLSELERLQEAVEQFELYRKHYPQDVAAINNLAVLYEKTGQTGRAKLMWMKVKESASDSNHRQRAETNLLRLLQTAHQDLPQADKTTTKEDSPP from the coding sequence ATGCAGCGTGCCGACACCAGCAAGGAAACAGCTCGGAAGGTTATCATCTGGCAAACGATAGCCGCAGTTCTCTTCTTTATCTTTGTCGTCGTGTCGTATGCCACACCCCTCATCGCTGAGGAGGATGCCAAAACCGACTACCTGGAAACCGTTCGCCTGCTGCAGGAGCACGGTTTTGCCGGAGTCGACCAGGCCCTGGACCGTTTCGAGGAGATCGTCAAACGACACCCGGACTTTCAACCGGCACGTCTGGCTGCCGCCAACGGTTATCTGCTGAAATACGAGTTCAGTGAAACCAAGAACAGCACCTGGCTCGACCTGGCCGAACAGCATCTGAACCGAGTCATCGATGACGGTGCCGGATCGGCCGAAGCGTTCTTCAAGCGATCACTGGTTCATCTCAATAAAAATCAGGGCGAACCAGCTGAACGGGATCTTCGTCAGGCACTCGCTTTGCAGCCGTCATTTCCCGAAGCGCACATTGTCTACCTGCAATTCCTGCTGGCCAGAGGCAGCCTGGACGAAGCCCGGCAAAACGCCGCTACCTGGCTCAGCAGATCGACCGATCAGGCCGAAACAGCGAGGAGCTTTGGCGAGTTGTTTGCAGCGGCCAACGACCACCAAACCGCCGTCACCTTGTACGAGCAGTCCCTGACGGCCAAGTCGGATGCGCCGCACGTCCGTGCGGCGTTGGGCAACAGCTTTCGTCATCTCGGTCGTTACGAGCAGGCGGCGGATGCCTTGGCAACAGCCATCGAACAACTCCCCGAGCAGATGCAACTCCGCTTTGCGCTTGGCGTTTGCCTGAGCGAGTTGGAAAGGCTGCAGGAGGCCGTCGAACAATTCGAACTCTATCGAAAACATTACCCGCAGGATGTGGCGGCGATCAATAACCTGGCTGTCCTGTACGAGAAGACCGGACAAACGGGACGAGCCAAGCTCATGTGGATGAAGGTCAAGGAATCGGCAAGCGACTCCAACCACCGGCAACGAGCGGAAACCAACCTGCTGCGCCTCCTGCAGACCGCTCATCAAGACCTCCCGCAGGCGGACAAAACAACCACAAAAGAGGATAGCCCACCATGA